The window CATCGGAATCTGCAGCAGGATCACCAGCGGCGCCAGCAGCATGCTCCAGCCACCGATCGGGTAGCCCATCGCCACCCCGACGGCCAGGGCGCCCAGCAGAATGGGGAGAGCGAAAAGGAAGTGAGCGAGGTTAGCGAACACCGAGACCATCGGCAGGATCTCGATCGGAAAGACCGCCTTGCGCAACAGACCGGAGTTCGAGGCCAGCGACAGGGTGCCTTCGAGCATGGAACCGGAGGCCCAGATCCAGGGAAACAGGCCGGTCACCAGGAACAGCGCATAGGGCTCGATGCTGCTGCCGAGGGGCCGCCGGAAAACGTAGCCGAAAACGAAGCTGTAGACCGCCAGCAACAGGAGCGGGTTGACCAGCGACCAGAAGAATCCCAGCAGGGAACCCCGGTAGCGGGCCTTGAGATCACGCACCGTCAGGGTGCCGAGGAGGCTGCGATGGCGAAAAAGCTGGAGGGCCGGGCGCAACATTTAGGGGGCTAGCCTGGATTTCTCACCGGCGACCGTAGCGAGAGGCCGTAGGTCGCTGGAGATGCAAGGCATCTGTGGGTTCTGCGCCGAAGGCGTCCTTTCGGTACGTCGAGAAGCAGGTTCCGCGGATAACGCAGCAGATTCAGTGGCATACGGACTCGCAGTAGGTGGACGGTGAGAAAGGCAGGCTCGGGATTCGAGGCGATGGCAAGCAAAGGAAAGGCCCGCGATGAAAATCGCGGGCCGGGATCGGTCGGTGGGCGGGAAAGAAGGGCCGTCAGCCGCCCTGAGCGGCGGCGCGGGCCGCTTCGCGCTGACGACGTTTGAGTTCTTCCATCCGCTCCATCAGCTCCTTCTTCTTCTCCTCCATGCGCTTCTCGAAGTCCACCATGACGCCTTCCTCGACGCCGTAGACCCGCGGGAACTTGCCCACGTCGCCCTTCTCGTCGAACTGGATCGGGCCGCTCGCCCCGATGTAGTCCTGGAAGGCTCGAATTCCTTTGCGGAAATCGTTCGGCAAGCGGCTGTCCGCCTCCTTGAGGGCGACGCCGATCACACCGAAGGCGTCATAGGCCTGGGCCGCGAAGAGATTGGGCTCCTCGCCATAGGTTTCCCGGTAGGCCTCGACGAACTTCTTGACGTGGGGATCGTCGCTGTTCGGATCGAACAAACTCTGGGTCAACAGCACGCCCTCGGCATTCTCGCCGAGACGCTCGATGACGTCGGCGGCGTTGAAGGCATGGGTGGTCAGAATGCGGCCATCGTAGTCGCGTTCGCGCAGGGTATCGATGATGCCGGCGATCTCGAAGGCGTAGTCCGCCACGTAGACCCCGTTCGGCTCCAGCTCCAGCACCTGGTCGATGAAGGGCTCGAAGTCCGTCGTACCGGTGGGGTACTCGATCACTCCCAGAACCTCGCCGCCATAGCGCTCGAATTCGGTCTTGAAGACGTCCTGAATGCCGTTCGCATAGGGGGATTCCGCCGCCAAGATCACCACGGTTCCGAGCTCGAGCCCCTGGGCCGCGTAGTTGCCCATCTTCGCCCCCTCGCGGAAGTCCGACGGCGCGACCCGGAAGAAGTTCGAGGAAATGCCGGTCAGCCGTGGACTGGTGGCCGACGGCGAGATCATGATGCGGTCTTCCCGATCGAGCACCGGAACCATCTCCTCTGCCTCGGCAGAGGTGACGCCGCCGATGGCGACGAGGGAGCCTTCATCGTAGGTCGCCTCCAGCAGCTCGGCGGCGCGCTCGGCATTGCTCTCGGAATCGCGGATGTCGAGAGCGATGTCGAACCGCCGGTCGGAGTCTTCCGCCAGATGGGTCGCCGCCAATTCGATGCCCTGTTTGATGGGAACACCGTAGACGTCCCACTGGCCGGTCAACGGCAGGACGACGCCCACCTGCACCGGCCGATCCGGATCGCACGCGCCGGCGGCCAGTGCGAGGATGCCCACTGCGAGAAAAGCCTTGTAATTGCGAGTCATAGCTCGATACACCCCAGTCTCTCGAGTTCGTGATCGGACGCCCCGGAGTTCTAACCCAGGCCTCCGACGAGTGTCAAGGAAGCCCTAGTCTACTGAACGGCCTCCAAATCGGCGCCGAAACCGGTCTCGGCGGCGGCAAATCCACCGCAATCGGACCCGTCTGCTGACGGATTAGACCCGCTCACCTCTAGAATAGTGCCCATGGGCGAAACGAAAAAACTCTCCGTGTCCTGCCCCGAATGTGGATGTGACCTGGTGATCGACGCCGCCACCGGAGAGATCCTCTCCCACCGATCCGCCGCCAAACCGATCGCCGGCGGCGCCTCCTTCGACGATCTACTGGCCGGCATCGACAAGGGCAAGGAGCGGGCCGAACAGGTCTTCGAGCGCGAACAAGCGGCGATGAAGGACCGCGACCGGCTGCTGGAAGAGAAGTTCAAAGAAGCCCTCAAGCGGGCCGAAGAAGACCCCGACGACACCCCCCCGAAGAGCCCCTTCGATTTCGACTGAACCCCCCTAGATTCGCGCAGCAGTCGAAAGGGGAGCGGCAGCGTCCCCGAAGAGCCCCTTCGATTTTGACTGCCCCCCCAGGGGTAAGCCACTAGGTCCAGCCACCAACTACAAGACAGAAGAGTTTCTTGACTCATAGATTCTATAATTCTAAAATCTATGATTGGTGACAGATGCGGCGGCAGCGTTCGCCTACGGCGGCGGGGACGAAAACCGAGCGACGCGGAGGAGTTGGTGATGCGGCTGGACGACTCGCCCGAGGGGCCGCTGAAAACGGACGAAGGAGCAAAGAATGGCGGCACGCAAGAAGAGTGACGGCCCGAAGCTGGAGCAGTTCACGATGCGGCTGACGCCGGCCGCCAAAGAGCGGCTGATGGCGATCTCACAGCTCGAGGGCGAGACGGCCTACGCGATCCTGGAGCGCGCCTTCTGGTGCTGGTGGGAACGTGATCTGGATGGCAAGAAGCGAGAGGCGGTGGAGCGTTTCGCGACGGCGGTCGAGACTTTGCGTGACTGAGGGCGGAGCGTGAGCGTCAAGGACGGGATAGGAGAGGACCGCCGGTCGGCCTTCGAAGGGTTGCCGGCGGCGCTGCGCTGGCTGCGTCGTTGTCAAGGGCTAACGCAGGGCGAGGTCGCCCGGTCGGCGGGAATCGACGCCGCGATGGTGAGCCGGTACGAGCGCGGCGAAGCCATGCCGCAGCTCGCTACCCTCGGCCGGTTGCTCGAAGGCATGGAGGCTTCGTTGATCTTGCTGGGCCACGCCCTCCGGGTGGTACGCGGGGAGCCGGGGGAGAACGAGCCGCTGCGGCTGTCGGCGGAGCTGCCGGCCGCAGAGGTCGAAGCGCTGCGGACAACGGCGGTGGTGCTGCGCAAGCTGATCCGCTCCTCGCGACCCGAGGAGCCGTCGCAAGAAGTAGCCCTCAGGAGGCATCCTGGAATGCGTAAGAAGGATCCCGCTGGACGCGACGCAGGTAAGTAGCCATCTGGCGCACCAGGACCGTACTGACGCGCTCCAGCTCCACCGCATCGCGGAACAGGAGCAAGGCCGCCATCGCCTCGCGATTTACCTGCTGTTCCTCGAAGACCTGGACCAGCTCGGCCGCCAGCGGACGCACCTCGCGGGTGCGCCCTTGTTGGAGGTAGAGGTCGGCGAGCTCCAGCGTAACCAGAGCCGTGTCATAAGGGACTTCGCGCCTACGGAAACCCTGCTGTGCGGTTGAGAACAAAGCCTCCGCCGTCTCCAGGTCGCCGAGGCCGCGGGCGACTTTTCCCTCGGCCCAGGTGATGCGCAGTTGGGTGAGCGCATCTCCGTATCGCTGCGCCAGGTCTCGATTCTCGGCGAGGAGATCCTGCGCTTCCGAGTATCGGCCCCCAGCGCACAAAGCATGGGCGAGGTTGTGGCGGGCATAGAACGCGAGGTGGGGCGCCTCTTCGTCCTCAAGGAGATGGAGCGCGCTAGTACACGAACGAATCGCACGGTCAAATTCGCCCAGCTCGCGGTAGACGCTTTCCAGCGTCACGAGAACGCGGGCAGCCGCCTCACGGCTCTGCTCTTTCTGGTAGGCCCGCTCTGCACAGCGAAACCTCTCCTCGGCTTCTTCGAAGCGTCTCTGATCGCGGAACAGAGAACCTTCGAGTTCGTCCAGCTCGGCGGCGAGGAGTGGGTCGCCGGAGCCGCCGAGATCGAGCAGGTAGCGGGAGGGGGAAAAGATCTCCGCCGCTTCCGGGAGCCGTCCCTGGACGCGGATGGCGTTGGCAATCCGGGCGTTGGCCAGGGCATAGAGGTCGACCGCATGAGACGAGGGCTCCGCGTGGCGAAGCGCCGCGGCGGCCAGGCAGGCGAAGTCGAACGACTCCTGCGGCTGGCCCGGCAGGCACTCGCGGCTCTTGGCGATCAAGAGATCCGCCAGGGCCGGCCCGGCGAAGCCGGAGCGCACGTCGCGCACGGCCGCCAGGCGGCGGCGGGGTGGCAGGGCGAGCAGCACCCGGAGCCGGTCCGCGGCGGCGGCTTCCTGGGCTTTCACCCGGTCGGTCATTGCATCGGCCGCGGCGACAGCGCGCTCGACGGCTTCCCGGTAGCTCGCCGCGGGCTCCGCGATGCGCTTGTCGTTCCAAGCGTCATAGACCATTTCGCAGGTGGCGCAGTGCTTCATCAGGTGCGTCACGAGCCGCGGCAGGGTGGTGCCGGTGCTTTGGACGCCGGCGAGCCGATCCAGCAGCTCCGGCGTGAGGTGGTCGTCCACCCGGGAGGGCACGCTCCCAGAGTCGGGTTCCTCAAGGGCTCCCGCAGCCGGGACCCCAGACAGCGCCAGGAGAACGCCCAGGCCGGGTTCCAGGCTCAGCCCGAGGGCCTCGCGATGCGCCGCCCAGGCGCGATAGCCGTGAGCGCATTGCGGGCAAACCTCCCGAAGGTGGACCAAGAGTCCCTTGACCTGCCCCTTGATGGTTCGAGGATCGAGGAGGTCGTCGAGTTGTTGCGGGGTCAGATGTCTCATCACAGGCACAATTCTACTAACAAGAGAGTGTTTTATTGCGCTTTTGTAGCATACACTGGATTGCGAGACATGGAGCGGCCGCCGACGCTGTTTCGATAAGTAGAAAACGCCGGCGGCCGTCGCCTCTAGCCGTTGGGGTCGATGGAGGCACCGGCCCCGGCGTCGTCGTCCGAACTAGGCGACGCCGGCGCCGTGGCGCCGTTGGGGTCAGTGGAGCAGCTACCTTCGCACCACAAGGCACGCACGTTGTCCCAAAGAGTTTCGAGGCTCCAGGAAGCGGCGGGGGTCTCGGCTTCGCGCACCGGCTCGGCGAGGGAGATGCCAGCAGAACACCAGGCCAGCGCCAGGGCCAGCACAGCGGCGATTACCATTCGATGACCGAAACAGACACGATGCATGGTGGACTCCTTTCAGCGGGTGGCCACCGCATCCGGCTGCATGCCGAGCGCCGGGCCGCCCGGTCCTTCACATCAGGAAGAGTGCCCCGAGGGGTCCCTTTTCGCGACGGGTCGACTAGACGCCAGCGTCTAGTTCGGAGGACTCCAAAGTCTAGCGCTTGTCCGTTTCCGCTAGGCGTTCGCTGGCAGGGCTCACCCCCCGCCGCCCAGAGAAAACGGCCCCGGTGATTTCGTGGGCCCGATCCCACCGGGTGAAACGGCTATCTTTGTGCCGCCTGGGGTAGATGTTTTTGAGAATATGGAGCAAGCTGCACTTCATCGCCTCAACGTATTCTGGTTTCGCGATCAAGTGCGCAACAAGGGTCCTTGGGACTACAAGCAGCAAGGGCGTCAGTACGAAGACTTCGGAAACTTCAACTATGGAGCCACAGGAAGGGCACTCGGTCTCCCGGAACGGCTCCTTCTCAGGGAGGCCGGCAGGGCGCAGCAAGCTGCCGGAACCTCACTGCAAGATTGGGGCGAGCCAGGACTGCGCGTCAATCCTTTCGGGGGCTCGGGATTCTTTGGTGACGATCCGAAGGACTACCATTGGATTCGTTTGGGCTACGAGTATGCACGCCGACAGGGATGGCGTCTCGCTGGGCCTTAGAAGAAAAAGAAAGGGAATCGATGTACAAACTTCTCTTGGCTGCACTGATGTTCCTGGCCTGTCAACCTTCCATTACCGGCGGCTGTTCAAACACCGTCATCGCGGAGTCGAAGTCCCCTGACGGCCAGTATTCGGCGACCTTCTTCGAGCGCGACTGCGGCGCCACAACAGACTACAGCTCACTCATTAGCCTGCGCGAATCGAACAAAGATTTCGATACGGAAGACGTCGAGATC is drawn from Acidobacteriota bacterium and contains these coding sequences:
- a CDS encoding polymorphic toxin type 44 domain-containing protein; the encoded protein is MEQAALHRLNVFWFRDQVRNKGPWDYKQQGRQYEDFGNFNYGATGRALGLPERLLLREAGRAQQAAGTSLQDWGEPGLRVNPFGGSGFFGDDPKDYHWIRLGYEYARRQGWRLAGP
- a CDS encoding helix-turn-helix transcriptional regulator gives rise to the protein MSVKDGIGEDRRSAFEGLPAALRWLRRCQGLTQGEVARSAGIDAAMVSRYERGEAMPQLATLGRLLEGMEASLILLGHALRVVRGEPGENEPLRLSAELPAAEVEALRTTAVVLRKLIRSSRPEEPSQEVALRRHPGMRKKDPAGRDAGK
- a CDS encoding ABC transporter substrate-binding protein; this translates as MTRNYKAFLAVGILALAAGACDPDRPVQVGVVLPLTGQWDVYGVPIKQGIELAATHLAEDSDRRFDIALDIRDSESNAERAAELLEATYDEGSLVAIGGVTSAEAEEMVPVLDREDRIMISPSATSPRLTGISSNFFRVAPSDFREGAKMGNYAAQGLELGTVVILAAESPYANGIQDVFKTEFERYGGEVLGVIEYPTGTTDFEPFIDQVLELEPNGVYVADYAFEIAGIIDTLRERDYDGRILTTHAFNAADVIERLGENAEGVLLTQSLFDPNSDDPHVKKFVEAYRETYGEEPNLFAAQAYDAFGVIGVALKEADSRLPNDFRKGIRAFQDYIGASGPIQFDEKGDVGKFPRVYGVEEGVMVDFEKRMEEKKKELMERMEELKRRQREAARAAAQGG
- a CDS encoding ABC transporter permease, whose amino-acid sequence is MLRPALQLFRHRSLLGTLTVRDLKARYRGSLLGFFWSLVNPLLLLAVYSFVFGYVFRRPLGSSIEPYALFLVTGLFPWIWASGSMLEGTLSLASNSGLLRKAVFPIEILPMVSVFANLAHFLFALPILLGALAVGVAMGYPIGGWSMLLAPLVILLQIPMVAGLALALASLNVHFKDVRDLLSNLLTLLFFLAPILYPLEAVTIRPLAWVVWANPFSPFTLAYQQTLFAGTVPGWSLWLHMAVISWLCWVVGAWIFDRLRNTLVEAV